A single genomic interval of Juglans regia cultivar Chandler chromosome 1, Walnut 2.0, whole genome shotgun sequence harbors:
- the LOC108996394 gene encoding 60S ribosomal protein L27, which translates to MVKFLKPNKAVILLQGRYAGRKAVIVRAFDEGTRDRPYGHCLVAGIGKYPSKVIRKDSTKKTAKKSRVKAFIKLVNFQHLMPTRYTLDVDLKDIVSAESLQSRDKKVTAAKETKKRLEERFKSGKNRWFFTKLRF; encoded by the coding sequence ATGGTGAAATTCCTGAAGCCAAACAAGGCGGTGATACTCCTTCAGGGCCGGTACGCTGGCCGCAAGGCGGTGATTGTGAGGGCCTTCGACGAGGGCACCCGGGACCGCCCCTATGGTCACTGTTTGGTCGCCGGGATCGGCAAGTATCCGAGCAAAGTCATCCGCAAGGACTCCACCAAGAAGACGGCCAAGAAGTCCCGCGTCAAGGCCTTCATAAAGCTTGTAAACTTCCAGCACCTGATGCCCACGCGCTATACCCTCGATGTGGATCTCAAGGACATTGTCTCTGCCGAGTCCCTCCAGTCCAGGGATAAGAAGGTCACGGCCGCCAAGGAGACCAAGAAGAGGCTCGAGGAGCGCTTCAAGTCTGGGAAGAATAGGTGGTTCTTTACCAAGCTCAGATTTTGA